The Penaeus vannamei isolate JL-2024 chromosome 23, ASM4276789v1, whole genome shotgun sequence DNA window tatgtatatatataaataaatatatatatatatatatatataatatatataaatataaatacacacacacacacacaacacacacacacacacacacacacacacacacacacacatatatatatatatatatatatatatatatatatatatatatatatatatatatatatatatatatattcttcctgggtctccttctcgggctcttgggtgacttcctgggtctccgtctcgggctcttgggcgacttcctgggtctccgtctcgggctcttgggcgacttcctgggtctccgtctcgggctcttggggcgacttcctgggtctcctcctcgggctcttgggcgacttcctgggtctccgtctcgggctcttgggcgacttcctgggtctccgtctcgggctcttgggcgacttcctgggtctccgtctcgggctcttgggcgacttcctgggtctccgtctcgggctcttgggcgacttcctgggtctccgtctcgggctcttgggcgacttcctggggcaTCCTCGGCCTCATTAACCATTAATTCCCTAGATACCTTTAAAGTGCTGTCCTCAAAATGTGCTTATAGCCGATTCTTgcacttttccctccttttttttttgctggtatGGTATGTGcggtttaatacacacacacacacacacgcacacacacgcacacacacacacacacacacacacacacacacacacacacacacacacacacacacacacacatatatatatatatatatatatatatatatatatatatgtatatatatattatatatatatatgtatatatatatatatatatatatatatatatatgtatatatatatattatatatatatatatatatgtatatatatatatatatatatatatatatatatatatatatgtatatatatatatatgtgtgtgtgtgtgtgtgtgtgtgtgtgtgtgtgtgtgtgtgtgtgtgtgtgtgtgtgtgtgtgtgtgtgtgtgtgtgtgtgagagtgtgtgtgagtgtgtttgtgtgtgtgtgtttgtgtgtgtataatatatattatacatacattacattccTGGGTCTGATTACCCACGTCAGGCAAATCCTTGCTTATAAGCCTCCGAGACTTTCCTCACCTATTCCAATGCCCAAATACCATTtcatcttccccactccctttatgtcacgtctatacttatccataaAACAATGTCCTTCCAcaccctttatgtctcgtctaaaCATCCATCATAAAACTTGAgatcccttacctaaaccaccataaccctttccctcatcaaccccaaCCAACCTTTCATTAGAtaacgcatagcaactatcacctgacatccttTACTATAGTGCACATTTATTTTGCATTTAACCATTAACCTTCTCGGcctcgggtgacttcctgggtctcctcctcgggctcttgggcgacttcctgggtctccttctcgggctcttgggtgacttcctgggtctccgtctcgggctcttgggcgacttcctgggtctccgtctcgggctcttggggcgacttcctgggtctccttctcgggctctttggcgacttcctgggtcttcgtctcgggctcttgggcgacttcctgggtctccttctcgggctcttgagtgacttcctgggtctccgtctcgggctcttgggcgacttcctgggtctccttctcgggctcgggcgacttcctcggtctccttctcgggctcttgggagacttcctgggtctccttctcgggctcgggcgacttcctgggtctccttctcgggctcgggcgacttcctgggtctccttctcgggctcttgggagacttcctgggtctccttctcgggctcgggcgacttcctgggtctccttctcgggctcttgggagacttcctgggtctccttctcgggctcgggcGACTTCCTAGGGTCTCCTCGGCCTCATTAACCATTAATCCCCTAGATACCTTTAAAGTGGTCCTCAAAATGTGATTGCCGATTctttcctgcatttttttttttttttgctggtgtGCACATTGACCCACATATTTATGCAgacaataaatgtaaaaaaacaatACAACGGAAATGGTATAGCGTTTCTTGTAGCTCACACGTATCTAGGTAATTAAAGACTGACTAAATTCTTCAATGTCCGTAACTATTAAAGAAACGTACGCAAGTAGCGAATACTACGAGGCAATTAATCAAGAGACCCACACGAGTGGCGAACGCGACCTTTTCCCTTCTGTGCAATCCTGCACAATCGGATTTTTTGCATTTGTGCTCCTGTTGATAATTTTTTCAGGGCTACTCGGCAGTAGCTTGCTGCCTGTAGTTGTCctgattattgtgatcatcagGATTATTTCAGTTCTTGCCAAAGTGTCGGCACCTGAGTCAGCGATGATTTTCCGTGAAGAACCGGAATCTTCCAAGCCCCTACTGGGTTGGAAGGAACTGGCAAAGGGAGGCCTTGAACTGCTTGAGCGGGACGTACCACCTCTCCTGGAGAAAATTCCTCTTGAGAAGGCTGAACCTGAACAGTATCAGGGTCAACCAGGTTTGGGACCTGAACAGTATCAGGGTAAACCAGGTTTGGGACCTGAACAGTATCAGGGTAAACCAGGATACAGACCTGAACAGTTCCAGGACCAACCAGGATACGGACCTGATTTCCAGGATGAAGATTTTCAGGACCAATCAGGTTTCCAGGATGAAGATTTTCAGGACCAATCAGGTTTCCAGGATGAAGATTTCCACGATCAACCAAGACAGCGAAGACGGCAGGCAGCAGAAGTTCTGATACAAGAAGTACCAGCACTGCTAGCGGTtcaacctgaacaggttcaagaagaggccCCTGTGCATGGCGAACGCCAAAACCAGGATTGGAGAATCAgattttgtgcgtttgtgttccTGTTGATAATTTTTTCAGAGCTATACAGCAATGGCTTGCTTCCTGTAGTTTTcctgattgtgattatcatcggGATCATGGGGATCATTTCAGTTCTTACCTTATTGGCACCTCAGCCAGCGATAAAAATGGCTTCCCGTGATGATGAAGAACCAAAATCTTCCAAGCCCAAGCCTGAACGGGGTTGGAAGGACCTGTTAAAGAGAGGCCTTTACCCTTCTGCACGCAccatttttccatctctctctctctctctctctctctccctcgctctctccctcgctctctctttctctctctctctcttccaggacCAATCAGGATTAGGACCTGATTTCCAGGATGAAGATTCCCACGATAAATCAAGACAGCGAAGATGGCAGGCAGCAGAAGTTCTGATACAAGAAGTACCAGAAgtacctgaacaggttcaagaagaggccTCTGTGAATGGCGAACGCCACCTTGCCCCAACTGCACAAAACCAGGATTGCACAATCGGATTTTGTGCGTTTGTGCTCCTGTTGATAATTTTTTCTGAGCTATACAGCAGTGGCTTGCTTCCTGTAGTTGTCCTGATTGTGATGATCATCGGGATCACTTCAGTTCTTGCCAAATTGTCGGCACATCAGCCAGCGATGAAAATGGCTTCCCGTGCTGAGCTATACAGCAGTGTAGTTGTCCTGATTGTGATCATCGGGATCATTTCAGTTCTTGCCAAATTGTTGGCACCTCAGCCAGCGATGAAAATGGCTTCCCGTGCTGAAGAACCGGAATCTTCCAAGCCCCTACTGGGTTGGAAGGAACTGGCAAAGGGAGGCCTTGAACTGCTTGAGCGGGACGTACCACCTCTCCTGGAGAAAATTCCTCTTGAGAAGGCTGAACCAGGTTCTGGACCTGAACAGTATCAGGGTCAACCAGGTTTGGGACCTGAACAGTATCAGGGTAAACCAGGTTTGGGACCTGAACAGTATCAGGGTAAACCAGGTTTGGGACCTGAACAGTATCAGGGTAAACCAGGTTTGGGACCTGAACAGTATCAGGGTAAACCAGGTTTGGGACCTGAACAGTATCAGGGTAAACCAGGTTTGGGACCTGAACAGTATCAGGGTAAACCAGGTTTGGGACCTGAACAGTATCAGGGTAAACCAGGTTTGGGACCTGAACAGTATCAGGGTAAACCAGGTTTGGGACCTGAACAGTATCAGGGTAAACCAGGTTTGGGACCTGAACAGTATCAGGCGGCAGAAGATAAATCAAGACAGCGGAGACGGCAGGCGGCAGAAGATAAATCAAGACAGCGAAGACGGCAGGCGGCAGAAGTTCTGATACAAGAAGTACCAGCACTGCCAGCCGTTGAACCTGAACTGGTGTATGCACCTGAACCAGTCattgaacctgaacaggttcaagaggtacccgtgtatgcacctgaacaaccagtcattgaacctgaacaggttcaagaggtacccgtgtatgcacctgaacaaccagtCGTTggacctgaacaggttcaagaggtacccgtgtatgcacctgaacaaccggcCGTTGAACCTGAACAAGTTCAAGAGGcacccgtgtatgcacctgaaccagccgttgaacctgaacaggttcaagaggcccccgtgtatgcacctgaacaaccggccgttgaacctgaacaggttcaagaggtacccgtgtatgcacctgaacaggttcaagaggtacccgtgtatgcacctgaacaaccggccgttgaacctgaacaggtgtatgcacctgaacaaccggccgttgaacctgaacaggttcaagaagaggtacccgtgtatgcacctgaacaaccggccgttgaacttgaacaggttcaagaagaggtacccgtgtatgcacctgaacaaccggccgttgaacctgaacaggttcaagaagaggtacccgtgtatgcacctgaacaaccggccgttgaacctgaacaggttcaagaagaggtacccgtgtatgcacctgaacaaccggccgttgaacctgaacaggttcaagaagaggtacccgtgtatgcacctgaacaaccggccgttgaacctgaacaggttcaagaagaggtacccgtgtatgcacctgaacaaccggccgttgaacctgaacaggttcaagaagaggtacccgtgtatgcacctgaacaaccggccgttgaacctgaacaggttcaagaagaggtacccgtgtatgcacctgaacaaccggccgttgaacctgaacaggttcaagaagaggtacccgtgtatgcacctgaacaaccggccgttgaacctgaacaggttcaagaagaggtacccgtgtatgcacctgaacaaccggccgttgaacctgaacaggttcaagaagaggtacccgtgtatgcacctgaacaaccggccgttgaacctgaacaggttcaagaagaggtacccgtgtatgcacctgaacaactggccgttgaacctgaacaggttcaagaagaggtacccgtgtatgcacctgaacaaccggccgttgaacctgaacaggttcaagaagaggtacccgtgtatgcacctgaacaaccggccgttgaacctgaacaggttcaagaagaggtacccgtgtatgcacctcaaccggccgttgaacctgaacaggttcaagaagaggtacccgtgtatgcacctgaacaaccggccgttgaacctgaacaggttcaagaagaggtacccgtgtatgcacctgaacaacctgAACAGGGTTGGAAGGAACTGGCAAAGGGAGGCCTTGAACTGCTTGAGCGGGACGTACCACCTCTCCTGGAGAAAATTCCTCTTGAGAAGGCTGAACCTGAACAGTATCAGGGTCAACCTGAACAACCAGCCGTTGAACCTGGACAGGTTCAACAGGTGCcagtgtatgcacctgaacaaccagccgttgaacctgaacaggttcaacaggtgcccgtgtatgcacctgaacaaccagccgttgaacctgaacaggttcaagaggtgccagtgtatgcacctgaacaaccagccgttgaacctgaacaggttcaagaggtACCCGTGTATGTACCTGAACAACCAGccgttgaacctgaacaggttcaagaataTGCACCAGCACTGCCAGCGGTTGAACCTTGAACAGGTTCAAGAGGTAtccgtgtatgcacctgaacaaccagccGTTGAACCTGAATAGGTTCAACAGGtgcccgtgtatgcacctgaacaaccagccgttgaacctgaacaaccggccgttgaacctgaacaggttcaaggaGGTACCATGAACAACCGGccgttgaacctgaacaggttcaagaagaggtaccatgaacaaccggccgttgaacctgaacaggttcaagaagaggtaccATGAACAACGGTTCAAGAGgtacccgtgtatgcacctgGACAACCGAccgttgaacctgaacaggttcaagaacaAGCGGTTGTACTTGAACAGCTTCAAGAAGGGGCGTCCGTGTATGAGCCTT harbors:
- the LOC138865904 gene encoding uncharacterized protein isoform X3, with translation MSVTIKETYASSEYYEAINQETHTSGERDLFPSVQSCTIGFFAFVLLLIIFSGLLGSSLLPVVVLIIVIIRIISVLAKVSAPESAMIFREEPESSKPLLGWKELAKGGLELLERDVPPLLEKIPLEKAEPEQYQGQPGLGPEQYQGKPGLGPEQYQGKPGYRPEQFQDQPGYGPDFQDEDFQDQSGFQDEDFQDQSGFQDEDFHDQPRQRRRQAAEVLIQEVPALLAVQPEQVQEEAPVHGERQNQDWRIRFCAFVFLLIIFSELYSNGLLPVVFLIVIIIGIMGIISVLTLLAPQPAIKMASRDDEEPKSSKPKPERGWKDLLKRGLYPSARTIFPSLSLSLSLSLALSLALSFSLSLFQDQSGLGPDFQDEDSHDKSRQRRWQAAEVLIQEVPEVPEQVQEEASVNGERHLAPTAQNQDCTIGFCAFVLLLIIFSELYSSGLLPVVVLIVMIIGITSVLAKLSAHQPAMKMASRAELYSSVVVLIVIIGIISVLAKLLAPQPAMKMASRAEEPESSKPLLGWKELAKGGLELLERDVPPLLEKIPLEKAEPGSGPEQYQGQPGLGPEQYQGKPGLGPEQYQGKPGLGPEQYQGKPGLGPEQYQGKPGLGPEQYQGKPGLGPEQYQGKPGLGPEQYQGKPGLGPEQYQGKPGLGPEQYQGKPGLGPEQYQAAEDKSRQRRRQAAEDKSRQRRRQAAEVLIQEVPALPAVEPELVYAPEPVIEPEQVQEVPVYAPEQPVIEPEQVQEVPVYAPEQPVVGPEQVQEVPVYAPEQPAVEPEQVQEAPVYAPEPAVEPEQVQEAPVYAPEQPAVEPEQVQEVPVYAPEQVQEVPVYAPEQPAVEPEQVQEEVPVYAPEQPAVELEQVQEEVPVYAPEQPAVEPEQVQEEVPVYAPEQPAVEPEQVQEEVPVYAPEQPAVEPEQVQEEVPVYAPEQPAVEPEQVQEEVPVYAPEQPAVEPEQVQEEVPVYAPEQPAVEPEQVQEEVPVYAPEQPAVEPEQVQEEVPVYAPEQPAVEPEQVQEEVPVYAPEQPAVEPEQVQEEVPVYAPEQPAVEPEQVQEEVPVYAPEQLAVEPEQVQEEVPVYAPEQPAVEPEQVQEEVPVYAPEQPAVEPEQVQEEVPVYAPQPAVEPEQVQEEVPVYAPEQPAVEPEQVQEEVPVYAPEQPEQGWKELAKGGLELLERDVPPLLEKIPLEKAEPEQYQGQPEQPAVEPGQVQQVPVYAPEQPAVEPEQVQQVPVYAPEQPAVEPEQVQEVPVYAPEQPAVEPEQVQEVPVYVPEQPAVEPEQVQEYAPALPAVEP
- the LOC138865904 gene encoding titin-like isoform X1; amino-acid sequence: MSVTIKETYASSEYYEAINQETHTSGERDLFPSVQSCTIGFFAFVLLLIIFSGLLGSSLLPVVVLIIVIIRIISVLAKVSAPESAMIFREEPESSKPLLGWKELAKGGLELLERDVPPLLEKIPLEKAEPEQYQGQPGLGPEQYQGKPGYRPEQFQDQPGYGPDFQDEDFQDQSGFQDEDFQDQSGFQDEDFHDQPRQRRRQAAEVLIQEVPALLAVQPEQVQEEAPVHGERQNQDWRIRFCAFVFLLIIFSELYSNGLLPVVFLIVIIIGIMGIISVLTLLAPQPAIKMASRDDEEPKSSKPKPERGWKDLLKRGLYPSARTIFPSLSLSLSLSLALSLALSFSLSLFQDQSGLGPDFQDEDSHDKSRQRRWQAAEVLIQEVPEVPEQVQEEASVNGERHLAPTAQNQDCTIGFCAFVLLLIIFSELYSSGLLPVVVLIVMIIGITSVLAKLSAHQPAMKMASRAELYSSVVVLIVIIGIISVLAKLLAPQPAMKMASRAEEPESSKPLLGWKELAKGGLELLERDVPPLLEKIPLEKAEPGSGPEQYQGQPGLGPEQYQGKPGLGPEQYQGKPGLGPEQYQGKPGLGPEQYQGKPGLGPEQYQGKPGLGPEQYQGKPGLGPEQYQGKPGLGPEQYQGKPGLGPEQYQGKPGLGPEQYQAAEDKSRQRRRQAAEDKSRQRRRQAAEVLIQEVPALPAVEPELVYAPEPVIEPEQVQEVPVYAPEQPVIEPEQVQEVPVYAPEQPVVGPEQVQEVPVYAPEQPAVEPEQVQEAPVYAPEPAVEPEQVQEAPVYAPEQPAVEPEQVQEVPVYAPEQVQEVPVYAPEQPAVEPEQVYAPEQPAVEPEQVQEEVPVYAPEQPAVELEQVQEEVPVYAPEQPAVEPEQVQEEVPVYAPEQPAVEPEQVQEEVPVYAPEQPAVEPEQVQEEVPVYAPEQPAVEPEQVQEEVPVYAPEQPAVEPEQVQEEVPVYAPEQPAVEPEQVQEEVPVYAPEQPAVEPEQVQEEVPVYAPEQPAVEPEQVQEEVPVYAPEQPAVEPEQVQEEVPVYAPEQPAVEPEQVQEEVPVYAPEQLAVEPEQVQEEVPVYAPEQPAVEPEQVQEEVPVYAPEQPAVEPEQVQEEVPVYAPQPAVEPEQVQEEVPVYAPEQPAVEPEQVQEEVPVYAPEQPEQGWKELAKGGLELLERDVPPLLEKIPLEKAEPEQYQGQPEQPAVEPGQVQQVPVYAPEQPAVEPEQVQQVPVYAPEQPAVEPEQVQEVPVYAPEQPAVEPEQVQEVPVYVPEQPAVEPEQVQEYAPALPAVEP
- the LOC138865904 gene encoding titin-like isoform X2, yielding MSVTIKETYASSEYYEAINQETHTSGERDLFPSVQSCTIGFFAFVLLLIIFSGLLGSSLLPVVVLIIVIIRIISVLAKVSAPESAMIFREEPESSKPLLGWKELAKGGLELLERDVPPLLEKIPLEKAEPEQYQGQPGLGPEQYQGKPGLGPEQYQGKPGYRPEQFQDQPGYGPDFQDEDFQDQSGFQDEDFHDQPRQRRRQAAEVLIQEVPALLAVQPEQVQEEAPVHGERQNQDWRIRFCAFVFLLIIFSELYSNGLLPVVFLIVIIIGIMGIISVLTLLAPQPAIKMASRDDEEPKSSKPKPERGWKDLLKRGLYPSARTIFPSLSLSLSLSLALSLALSFSLSLFQDQSGLGPDFQDEDSHDKSRQRRWQAAEVLIQEVPEVPEQVQEEASVNGERHLAPTAQNQDCTIGFCAFVLLLIIFSELYSSGLLPVVVLIVMIIGITSVLAKLSAHQPAMKMASRAELYSSVVVLIVIIGIISVLAKLLAPQPAMKMASRAEEPESSKPLLGWKELAKGGLELLERDVPPLLEKIPLEKAEPGSGPEQYQGQPGLGPEQYQGKPGLGPEQYQGKPGLGPEQYQGKPGLGPEQYQGKPGLGPEQYQGKPGLGPEQYQGKPGLGPEQYQGKPGLGPEQYQGKPGLGPEQYQGKPGLGPEQYQAAEDKSRQRRRQAAEDKSRQRRRQAAEVLIQEVPALPAVEPELVYAPEPVIEPEQVQEVPVYAPEQPVIEPEQVQEVPVYAPEQPVVGPEQVQEVPVYAPEQPAVEPEQVQEAPVYAPEPAVEPEQVQEAPVYAPEQPAVEPEQVQEVPVYAPEQVQEVPVYAPEQPAVEPEQVYAPEQPAVEPEQVQEEVPVYAPEQPAVELEQVQEEVPVYAPEQPAVEPEQVQEEVPVYAPEQPAVEPEQVQEEVPVYAPEQPAVEPEQVQEEVPVYAPEQPAVEPEQVQEEVPVYAPEQPAVEPEQVQEEVPVYAPEQPAVEPEQVQEEVPVYAPEQPAVEPEQVQEEVPVYAPEQPAVEPEQVQEEVPVYAPEQPAVEPEQVQEEVPVYAPEQPAVEPEQVQEEVPVYAPEQLAVEPEQVQEEVPVYAPEQPAVEPEQVQEEVPVYAPEQPAVEPEQVQEEVPVYAPQPAVEPEQVQEEVPVYAPEQPAVEPEQVQEEVPVYAPEQPEQGWKELAKGGLELLERDVPPLLEKIPLEKAEPEQYQGQPEQPAVEPGQVQQVPVYAPEQPAVEPEQVQQVPVYAPEQPAVEPEQVQEVPVYAPEQPAVEPEQVQEVPVYVPEQPAVEPEQVQEYAPALPAVEP